From the genome of bacterium:
ACCACGGGTACGTTGTCGCGGACCTGCTTGAGCTCGCCGAGGGTTTCGAGGCCGCCCATGCCGGGCATCATCTCGTCCAGCAGGATGGCGTCGTAGGGGGTTTTGCGCAGCAGCTCGACGGCATCCCGCCCGTTGTTCGCGCCCTGCACCTCGTACCCCTTCTCGGTCAGGTAGACCACGTGGGAACGCAATTCCTCTATCTGGTCATCGACCCACAGGATCTTGAACGGCAATTTAATTCCCCTCCCCGGGCAGCGTGATCAGGAACGTGGTGCCCGTGGCACCGGTGCGCTCCACCTGGATGCGGCCGCCGTGATACTGGACGATGATGCGTTTCACCAGGGCGAGTCCCATGCCCCAGCCGCGGCTCTTGGTGGTGAAGCCCGCCTCGAAGATGCGGTTCCTGTGGGCGGACGGGATGCCGCTGCCGGTGTCGGAGACCCTGATCAGCGCGCCGCCGCGGGGACCATCGTCCAGCCTGGCCAGGATGGTGCCGCCCTGTTCGGGCAAGGCGTCGATGCCGTTCTTGATCAGGTTCTCGAGGACCCATTCCATGAGATCGCGATTGAAGCGGCACAGGTTGTTCAGCTCGCACTCGCACCTCAGGTCCACGCGTCCACTCAGGTGGGGCAGCCGCTTCTCAAAATAAGCCACTGCGGACATTACCGCATCCTGGAGGTCGGTGTCGTCCAGGCGGGGGCGGGAGCCGATCTTGCTGAACCTTTCCGACACCTTCCCCAGCCGCGACACGTCGCGGCCGATCTCCTCGACCACCTCGTCCTCCCCCGAGGCCCTGTCCCGCAGGATGGCCAGCCAGCCCAGGATCGACGTGATGGGCGTGCCCAGCTGGTGGGCCGTCTCCTTGGCCATGCCGGCGAACAGCTTCTGCTCGTCGCCGTCCCATTTGACATTGAGGGCCCAGACGATGAGCAGGAAGAAGACCACCAGCAGCATCAGTTCCAGGTAGGGCATCCAGCGGATGTGTCGGCCCAGCACGGACGCGCCGTAGTGGAGGGTGAGCATGCGCTGGCCGGTGGCCGGATCGGTGATGGCGAAGGGTTCGTTGCGGGCGTCGTATTCACGAATCAACTCGAGTATCCGGTCCAGTTCGGGACCGTTGCCCCCCTCGGGATCGATCCCGGCGAGGGTTTCCTGCTCGTCGGGCATGGGGATGCCGATCATGGTGCCGTTCCACAGCACCGGCCGTCCCTGGTTGTCCGTGACGATGAAGGGAACGTCCATCTCGCGCGTGCGGGTCAGCACTTCGCCCAGGCCGACGATCTGGCCATGGGCCAGGTGCAGGCTCGCGAAATGGGACAGGAGCCAGGTCGAGAGCCTGGCCTGTTCCTCCACCCGGTCGGCGACGCGAAAAGCGGCCTGACTGATGGCCATGAAGATGATGAGGCTGCCGACCAGCAGGTAGGCGGTGAAGATGTGGCGCTTGCGCAGCCTCTTGAGCGACTGTGGCCACCAGGCCATGCCGGCCTCCTCGGCGGTTGGCGGAAGTTCTAGCCGATGGACTCGAGTCCGGCCAGGTAGGGACGCAGCGCTTCCGGCACGCGGATGCGGCCGTCCGGGGTCTGGTAGTTCTCCATGACGGCCACGATCACGCGCGGCAGCGCCAGTCCGGAACCGTTGAGCGTGTGCACGTAACCGCCGCCGCCGGGGCCCTTGAAACGGATACCGGCCCGGCGCGCCTGGAAATCCTCGAAATTGCTGCAGGACGAGACCTCCAGCCAGGCGCCGACACCGGGCGCCCAGGCTTCCAGGTCGTAGCATTTGGCCGCGGCGAAGCTGAGATCGCCGGTGGCGAGGGTCTGTACGCGATAGGGCAGTTCGAGGCGACGCAGAACCTCCTCGGCGTCGTCGGTCAGGGCTTCGAGCGCGTCGTAGGACGCCTCGGGCCGCACGAACTGGACCATCTCCACCTTGTGGAACTGGTGCACGCGCAACAGGCCGCGCGTGTCCTTGCCTGCGGCGCCGGCCTCTCGTCTGAAGCAAGGCGAGAACGCCACGTACTTGACGGGCAACCGGTCGGCCGACAGGGTCTCCTGGCGGTGGATGTTCGTGACCGAAACCTCGGCGGTGGGGATCAGGAAGAGGTCGTCCACGGCGCAGAAGTACATGTCGTCTTCCATCTTGGGAAGTTGGCCCGTGCCGGTCATGGCGTCCCGGTTGACCAGGTACGGCACGTTGACTTCCGTGTAGCCCTGTTCGAGATGCACGTCGATCATGAAGTTGATCAGAGCCCGTTCCAGACGCGCGCCCTGCCCGCTCAACAGCGTGAAGCCCGAGCCGGACATCCGCGCCGCGGCCTCCGGGTTCATCATCCCGAGTGCCGCGCCCAGTTCCCAGTGGGGTCTGGCGGCGGAGTCCGGCGCGCGGACCTCGCCCCATTCGCGCACCAGCTGGTTTTCCTCTTCGCCACCCTCGGGAACGCTCTCGTGCGGCACGTTGGGAATGCGCAGATACAGTTCCCCGACCTCGGCCTCGGCGGCCGCGGCTTCCTGCTTGAGCGCCTTGATGCGGCCGGAGATCTCCTTCATGCGCGAGATCGCCTCGGCTGCGTCCTCGCCGGTCTTGCGGCGGGCGGCGATGTCCTTGTTGGCCCTGTTCGCCTCGGCCTGGAACTCCTCCAGGCTCTTCAGCGCCTCGCGCCGCGCGGCGTCCTTTTCGTAATAGGCATCGACGTCGAACGATTCGCGCTTGGCCCTGACGGCCCACGTCACGCGCTCCCGGTTCTCCCGCAGATATTTTCTGTCCAGCAAGGGGATTCCTCCAGCCAGATGGCGTCTGTTTCGCATTGCATTCGGCCGTGGCGGCTGTTAAGAAGGGTATAGACCAACGACCTGGGACGGGCAAGGCAAATCACCCCTGCCCCGCCCGGGATCGGTGTGTCCGCCGAACGGTCCTCTCTCCACGTCACGCCAGAACGGGAACACGATGATGGACTCCGCCGCGCCGGCCGCCGCCCTGCGCAAGCTGCCCCTGGACCAGCGCGTCATCACGGCCCTGGACGTCCCCGACCCCGGATCCGCCTGCACCCTGGCGGCCGCCCTGGGCGAGCGGGGCAGGATCGTCAAGATCGGGTTGGAGCTCTTCACCGCCGCCGGCCCGGCGGTCCTCGCCGCGCTGCGTGACATGAACAAGGAGGTCTTCCTGGACCTCAAATACAAGGACATCCCGAATACGGTGGCCGGCGCGGTCGGGGCGGCCTGCGGCCTGGGAGTCGTCATGATGACGTTGCACGCCGACGGCGGGCGGCGCATGATGGAAGCCGCGGTCGAGGCGGCGGAGAAGGCCGCCGGTCCGGGACAGCGGCG
Proteins encoded in this window:
- a CDS encoding HAMP domain-containing histidine kinase, translating into MAWWPQSLKRLRKRHIFTAYLLVGSLIIFMAISQAAFRVADRVEEQARLSTWLLSHFASLHLAHGQIVGLGEVLTRTREMDVPFIVTDNQGRPVLWNGTMIGIPMPDEQETLAGIDPEGGNGPELDRILELIREYDARNEPFAITDPATGQRMLTLHYGASVLGRHIRWMPYLELMLLVVFFLLIVWALNVKWDGDEQKLFAGMAKETAHQLGTPITSILGWLAILRDRASGEDEVVEEIGRDVSRLGKVSERFSKIGSRPRLDDTDLQDAVMSAVAYFEKRLPHLSGRVDLRCECELNNLCRFNRDLMEWVLENLIKNGIDALPEQGGTILARLDDGPRGGALIRVSDTGSGIPSAHRNRIFEAGFTTKSRGWGMGLALVKRIIVQYHGGRIQVERTGATGTTFLITLPGEGN
- the serS gene encoding serine--tRNA ligase, which encodes MLDRKYLRENRERVTWAVRAKRESFDVDAYYEKDAARREALKSLEEFQAEANRANKDIAARRKTGEDAAEAISRMKEISGRIKALKQEAAAAEAEVGELYLRIPNVPHESVPEGGEEENQLVREWGEVRAPDSAARPHWELGAALGMMNPEAAARMSGSGFTLLSGQGARLERALINFMIDVHLEQGYTEVNVPYLVNRDAMTGTGQLPKMEDDMYFCAVDDLFLIPTAEVSVTNIHRQETLSADRLPVKYVAFSPCFRREAGAAGKDTRGLLRVHQFHKVEMVQFVRPEASYDALEALTDDAEEVLRRLELPYRVQTLATGDLSFAAAKCYDLEAWAPGVGAWLEVSSCSNFEDFQARRAGIRFKGPGGGGYVHTLNGSGLALPRVIVAVMENYQTPDGRIRVPEALRPYLAGLESIG
- the pyrF gene encoding orotidine-5'-phosphate decarboxylase, whose amino-acid sequence is MDSAAPAAALRKLPLDQRVITALDVPDPGSACTLAAALGERGRIVKIGLELFTAAGPAVLAALRDMNKEVFLDLKYKDIPNTVAGAVGAACGLGVVMMTLHADGGRRMMEAAVEAAEKAAGPGQRRPALLAVTVLTSLNLAEADETAPGGGPLRDRIVRLARLALDSGCDGVVCSPRDLPALRDEVGGELLAVTPGVRPAGSSDDDQCRVATPAEAMKSGADFLVVGRPITRAGDPAAALLEISQELSSA